A genomic segment from Dermatobacter hominis encodes:
- a CDS encoding DUF3107 domain-containing protein: MDVRIGVTYSPREIDLQLGDDVDRDALRAQVDEVLADEKLVLWLTDRKGNEIGVPSAKIAYIEIGSAAEGRSFGFST; encoded by the coding sequence GTGGACGTGCGCATCGGCGTGACCTACTCCCCCCGGGAGATCGACCTCCAGCTCGGCGACGACGTCGACCGCGACGCCCTGCGCGCGCAGGTCGACGAGGTGCTGGCGGACGAGAAGCTCGTGCTGTGGCTGACGGACCGCAAGGGCAACGAGATCGGTGTGCCGTCCGCCAAGATCGCCTACATCGAGATCGGCAGCGCGGCCGAGGGCCGTAGCTTCGGGTTCTCCACCTGA